From Lujinxingia vulgaris, a single genomic window includes:
- a CDS encoding PilZ domain-containing protein — protein sequence MSDSNFSAIRARLKFPSIEAFKEGYGRYISAGGMFVPMSPQKLKPVGTTVRFQFLLADGTSALLGEGVVRQIRGVDGGESGPVGMLVKFTKLSPESKTLVDQVVRAKTEGSGAHQVEESESEDAAPAEEVAAAAKASVEQPPSQDEQHTAEAEIPDDLFGTPDDDAREGAAASGDEIFGSASEPEIPMPGGLDDPSEVVAAALAQGSEPQLVEPPVQPEVPLAPPETTSDEAELDSLDDLFGAPEDESEEDIFAPVEEEAQALVEPEPEPEPQAAPAAPADEDRAVKRTEGGLKVMAFDGDELAEEAAREFEMFAAAGDDDEIDEMFDNIFGGGGDDDFFGGGGGDDAGDFFGGSVEAEAPQPPVAPAPPAFALDEGDDAPMADDDDEVFELESPVDASDSEELLLDEVSDSQELELDEASDSEELLLDEVSDSEELELGQEPSDAGPNEEILSLLSMEEESEAEGELNLSLGAGLAESSVSSADDDEPDSFEALLASAKRELDSKKEPEEEKKGDILDELLGDDDLPPAPAAAPTFAVPQPGEKKKKGGFMSKLFGKD from the coding sequence GTGAGCGATAGCAACTTCTCCGCGATTCGTGCGCGGCTAAAATTTCCGTCGATTGAAGCCTTCAAAGAGGGCTACGGCCGCTACATCTCTGCAGGTGGGATGTTCGTGCCGATGTCGCCCCAGAAGCTCAAGCCGGTGGGCACGACGGTGCGTTTTCAGTTCTTGCTGGCCGACGGCACCTCCGCGTTGCTTGGCGAGGGGGTGGTGCGCCAGATCCGCGGGGTCGACGGCGGGGAGTCCGGGCCGGTGGGCATGCTGGTGAAGTTCACCAAGCTCAGCCCGGAGTCCAAGACGCTGGTCGACCAGGTGGTGCGCGCCAAGACGGAAGGCTCCGGGGCTCATCAGGTCGAGGAATCGGAGTCCGAGGACGCTGCCCCGGCCGAAGAGGTCGCTGCCGCCGCGAAGGCGAGCGTCGAGCAGCCGCCCTCCCAGGATGAGCAGCACACCGCCGAGGCGGAGATCCCCGACGATCTTTTCGGCACCCCCGACGACGACGCCCGGGAGGGCGCGGCGGCCTCCGGTGATGAGATCTTCGGCAGCGCGTCTGAGCCGGAGATTCCGATGCCCGGCGGGCTCGATGATCCTTCCGAGGTGGTGGCCGCGGCGCTGGCCCAGGGCTCCGAGCCACAGCTTGTGGAGCCTCCGGTGCAGCCCGAAGTGCCGCTCGCTCCCCCGGAGACGACCTCGGATGAGGCGGAGTTGGACTCGCTCGACGATCTTTTCGGGGCGCCGGAAGACGAGAGTGAAGAAGATATCTTTGCGCCCGTCGAAGAGGAGGCGCAGGCGCTCGTTGAGCCCGAGCCCGAGCCCGAGCCGCAGGCTGCGCCGGCTGCGCCTGCCGATGAGGATCGCGCGGTCAAACGCACCGAGGGCGGCCTCAAGGTCATGGCCTTCGACGGCGACGAGCTCGCCGAAGAAGCCGCCCGCGAGTTTGAGATGTTCGCGGCGGCCGGTGACGACGATGAGATCGACGAGATGTTCGACAACATCTTCGGCGGAGGCGGCGACGATGACTTCTTCGGCGGAGGCGGTGGCGATGACGCCGGCGATTTCTTCGGCGGGAGCGTCGAAGCTGAGGCTCCTCAGCCTCCGGTCGCGCCCGCACCCCCGGCCTTCGCGCTCGATGAGGGTGACGATGCCCCAATGGCCGATGATGACGACGAGGTCTTTGAGCTTGAGAGCCCCGTGGACGCGTCGGATTCTGAGGAGCTTCTGCTCGACGAGGTCTCCGACTCCCAGGAGCTTGAGCTTGATGAGGCCTCCGACTCCGAGGAGCTTTTGCTCGATGAGGTCTCCGACTCCGAGGAGCTGGAGCTGGGCCAGGAGCCCTCCGACGCCGGTCCCAACGAGGAGATCCTCTCGTTGCTCTCGATGGAGGAAGAGTCGGAAGCCGAGGGAGAGCTCAACCTGAGCCTGGGCGCCGGTCTGGCGGAGAGCTCGGTCTCGAGCGCTGACGATGACGAGCCCGACAGCTTCGAGGCGCTTCTGGCCAGCGCCAAACGCGAGCTCGACAGCAAGAAGGAGCCCGAGGAGGAGAAGAAAGGCGACATCCTCGACGAGCTTCTGGGCGATGATGATCTTCCCCCGGCTCCGGCGGCCGCGCCGACCTTTGCGGTGCCGCAGCCTGGCGAGAAGAAGAAGAAAGGCGGGTTTATGTCCAAGCTCTTCGGTAAGGACTGA
- a CDS encoding alpha/beta hydrolase produces MNKPEFHLAYLHGFASSARSVMGAWLARELEAVGYELHLPELNVPSFYELTFSEALRVMDRLDADVARTGRPWRLVGSSMGGYLAARWAQLNPGRVDRLLLLAPGFDLPARWPHLVGQKRMERWEAQGELKLPGPDERMQPVSWNFIEDARTHEPWPQVECPVVIVHGRRDPTVPVASSRRYVEMYPEVRLVEVEDRHQLKDSRDTIWSEMVQLFEIKGQMDRM; encoded by the coding sequence TTGAACAAACCCGAGTTTCATCTGGCGTATCTGCACGGTTTCGCGTCGAGCGCGCGCTCGGTGATGGGGGCGTGGCTTGCGCGTGAGCTGGAGGCGGTGGGCTACGAGCTGCACCTCCCCGAGCTCAACGTGCCCTCGTTTTATGAACTGACGTTCAGCGAGGCGCTGCGGGTGATGGACCGGCTCGATGCCGATGTGGCGCGCACCGGCAGGCCCTGGCGGCTCGTCGGTTCGAGCATGGGAGGGTATCTGGCGGCGCGCTGGGCGCAGCTGAACCCGGGCCGGGTGGACAGGCTCTTGCTGCTGGCGCCGGGCTTTGACCTGCCGGCGCGCTGGCCGCATCTGGTGGGCCAAAAACGCATGGAGCGCTGGGAGGCGCAGGGGGAGCTGAAGCTGCCCGGCCCCGATGAGCGTATGCAGCCGGTGAGCTGGAACTTTATTGAGGATGCGCGCACCCACGAGCCCTGGCCGCAGGTGGAGTGCCCGGTGGTGATTGTGCACGGCAGGCGCGACCCGACGGTGCCGGTGGCCTCGTCGCGGCGTTATGTAGAGATGTACCCGGAGGTGCGTCTGGTGGAGGTCGAGGACCGTCATCAGCTCAAGGACTCGCGCGATACGATATGGTCGGAGATGGTGCAACTCTTTGAAATTAAAGGGCAAATGGATCGAATGTGA
- a CDS encoding type IV pilus twitching motility protein PilT — protein sequence MSSNQDLNKILQIAVKGGASDIHIKAGLPPIFRIDGALLPLREARRLSPEEIGKMASDIMARFQREQFQETLDIDLSYGVPGVGRFRVNVFQQRGSIGMVFRVIPFKVASIEELLLPDAVRTLADERRGLILVTGATGSGKSTTLASMVDYINQTRTSHIITIEDPIEFLIRDKRSIINQREIGNDTNTFARALKAALRQDPDVIMMGEMRDLETIEIAMTAAETGHLVMSTLHTVDAAEAVTRIVTAFPPHMRDQARYQFANLFRGVVAQRLVPRADGKGRVPAVEVMLSTARLREMILEEATARSLTEQIAKGFDNYGMQSFDQSLMWLLQNGYITYEEALIQSSNPDDFALRVSGIGSTSGDGQWQGFEGREKASPVEDDFDLDEFEIDRF from the coding sequence ATGAGCAGCAATCAGGACCTCAACAAGATCTTGCAGATCGCCGTTAAAGGCGGGGCCAGCGACATTCATATCAAGGCGGGGCTGCCGCCGATCTTCCGGATCGACGGGGCACTTTTGCCGCTGCGCGAAGCGCGGCGCTTAAGCCCCGAAGAGATCGGGAAGATGGCCTCTGACATCATGGCGCGTTTTCAGCGCGAGCAGTTCCAGGAGACCCTGGATATCGACCTCTCCTACGGGGTGCCCGGGGTGGGGCGTTTTCGCGTCAACGTCTTTCAGCAGCGCGGCTCGATCGGGATGGTCTTCCGGGTCATTCCCTTTAAGGTCGCCTCGATCGAAGAGCTCTTGCTTCCCGACGCGGTGCGCACCCTGGCCGATGAGCGCCGCGGGTTGATCCTTGTGACCGGCGCCACCGGCAGCGGCAAATCCACGACGCTGGCCTCGATGGTTGATTACATCAACCAGACGCGCACCTCGCATATCATCACGATTGAAGATCCCATTGAGTTTTTGATCCGCGATAAGCGCAGCATCATCAACCAGCGCGAGATCGGCAACGATACCAACACCTTTGCCCGCGCGCTCAAGGCCGCGCTTCGCCAGGATCCGGACGTCATCATGATGGGGGAGATGCGCGACCTGGAGACGATCGAGATCGCGATGACCGCCGCCGAGACCGGCCACCTGGTCATGTCGACCCTGCACACGGTGGACGCCGCCGAGGCCGTCACCCGTATCGTGACCGCCTTCCCGCCGCATATGCGCGACCAGGCCCGTTACCAGTTTGCCAACCTCTTCCGCGGGGTGGTCGCTCAGCGTCTTGTGCCTCGCGCCGACGGAAAGGGCCGGGTGCCCGCGGTTGAAGTCATGCTCTCCACCGCGCGCCTGCGCGAGATGATCCTGGAGGAAGCCACCGCGCGCTCGCTCACCGAGCAGATCGCCAAGGGCTTTGATAACTACGGGATGCAGAGCTTTGACCAGTCGCTGATGTGGCTTTTGCAAAACGGCTACATCACCTACGAAGAGGCGTTGATTCAGTCGAGCAACCCCGATGACTTTGCGCTGCGCGTCAGCGGCATCGGCTCGACCAGCGGCGATGGGCAGTGGCAGGGCTTTGAGGGCCGCGAGAAGGCCAGCCCGGTTGAGGATGACTTCGATCTGGATGAGTTTGAGATCGATCGATTTTAA
- the recA gene encoding recombinase RecA — protein sequence MSTDKSNKDKALDLTVKAIEKQFGKGSIMRLGTDDALVRVENPISTGSISLDIALGVGGYPRGRVIEIYGPESSGKTTLTLHALAAAQRAGGVAAFIDAEHALDVKYAQALGVNIEELLVSQPDTGEQALEIVDMLVRSNAIDLLVVDSVAALTPRAEIEGEMGDSHMGLQARLMSQALRKLTGTIAKSRTCVIFINQIRMKIGVMFGNPETTTGGNALKFYSSVRMDIRRIGAIKDGTDLTGNRTRVKVVKNKVAPPFKEAEFDIMYGQGISRQGDLVDLGSEIGVIDKAGSWYSYGDDRLGQGRENAKQFLIDNPEIEAEIEAKIREHYGMAPPKVAEEAAEA from the coding sequence ATGTCGACCGATAAGAGCAACAAAGACAAGGCGTTGGACCTGACGGTTAAGGCGATCGAGAAGCAGTTCGGCAAGGGCTCGATCATGCGCCTGGGCACCGACGATGCGCTGGTGCGCGTGGAGAACCCGATCTCCACCGGCTCCATCTCGCTGGACATCGCGCTCGGGGTTGGCGGCTACCCGCGCGGCCGCGTCATCGAGATTTATGGGCCGGAGTCCTCTGGTAAGACGACGCTGACCCTGCACGCGCTGGCTGCGGCGCAGCGCGCCGGCGGTGTGGCGGCGTTCATCGACGCGGAGCACGCCCTCGACGTCAAATACGCCCAGGCGCTGGGCGTGAACATCGAAGAGCTGCTGGTGAGCCAGCCCGATACCGGTGAGCAGGCGCTTGAGATCGTGGACATGCTGGTGCGCTCCAACGCCATCGACCTGCTGGTCGTCGACTCGGTCGCCGCGCTTACCCCGCGCGCCGAGATCGAAGGTGAGATGGGCGACTCGCACATGGGTCTGCAGGCGCGTCTGATGAGCCAGGCGCTGCGTAAGCTTACCGGCACGATCGCCAAGTCGCGCACCTGCGTGATCTTCATTAACCAGATCCGTATGAAGATCGGCGTGATGTTCGGCAACCCCGAGACCACCACCGGTGGTAACGCGCTCAAATTCTACTCCTCGGTGCGTATGGACATCCGCCGCATCGGCGCCATCAAAGATGGCACCGACCTGACCGGTAACCGCACCCGCGTGAAGGTTGTCAAAAACAAGGTCGCGCCGCCCTTTAAAGAGGCCGAGTTCGACATCATGTACGGCCAGGGCATCAGCCGTCAGGGCGACCTGGTGGACCTGGGCTCGGAGATCGGCGTGATCGATAAGGCCGGCTCCTGGTACAGCTACGGCGACGATCGCCTGGGGCAGGGCCGCGAGAACGCCAAGCAGTTTTTGATCGACAACCCTGAGATTGAGGCCGAGATCGAGGCCAAGATCCGCGAGCATTACGGTATGGCGCCGCCGAAGGTTGCTGAAGAGGCCGCCGAGGCCTGA
- a CDS encoding DNA-methyltransferase produces MQARAQERAAVLSPYYEHERGVTLYKGDSLELLEAMEPEQFDMIFADPPYFLSNDGVTCKSGRMVSVNKGRWDRSQGVEENHAFNLRWLEACQRLLKPNGSMWVSGTHHVIFSIGFAMQSLGFKILNDIAWFKVNPPPNLSCRYFTHGTETVIWAGRDHDTRHTFNYKVMKEMNGGKQMKNLWNIMAPRKAEKAHGKHPTQKPIALLDRIVLASTNEGERILDPFCGSSTTGVAAVQNGRHYVGLDQSEEYLDLSIRRIEEHL; encoded by the coding sequence ATGCAAGCACGTGCGCAAGAACGGGCGGCGGTACTCTCTCCTTATTACGAACATGAGCGCGGGGTGACCCTCTATAAGGGCGACTCGCTCGAGCTGCTGGAGGCGATGGAGCCGGAGCAGTTCGACATGATCTTTGCCGATCCTCCTTACTTCCTGTCGAACGACGGGGTGACCTGCAAATCGGGGCGGATGGTCTCGGTGAATAAGGGGAGATGGGACCGCTCGCAGGGCGTGGAGGAGAATCACGCCTTCAATCTGCGCTGGCTTGAGGCGTGTCAGCGCCTGCTCAAGCCCAACGGGTCGATGTGGGTCAGTGGGACGCACCACGTGATCTTCTCGATCGGGTTTGCGATGCAGTCGCTGGGGTTCAAGATCCTTAATGACATCGCCTGGTTTAAGGTCAATCCGCCGCCGAACCTCTCGTGCCGCTACTTCACCCACGGCACCGAGACGGTGATCTGGGCCGGGCGCGACCATGACACCCGCCACACCTTCAACTACAAGGTGATGAAGGAGATGAACGGCGGCAAGCAGATGAAGAATCTGTGGAATATCATGGCGCCGCGCAAAGCGGAGAAGGCCCACGGCAAGCACCCCACGCAGAAGCCGATTGCGCTTCTGGACCGCATCGTGTTGGCCTCGACCAACGAGGGTGAGCGCATCCTCGATCCTTTCTGCGGCTCGTCGACCACCGGTGTGGCCGCGGTGCAGAATGGTCGCCACTACGTGGGGCTGGATCAGAGCGAGGAGTACCTCGACCTGTCGATTCGCCGCATCGAAGAGCACCTCTAA
- a CDS encoding trypsin-like peptidase domain-containing protein yields the protein MASLTRVTVAILASLTLFSAAPLTAQAQRPAPDTLPQVARLFEQSRNQVVSVQTEMAAPPGTINPFFNPSPGEPSRGQGSGFIVDESGLVITNWHVVNGAQTIQVALAAGDVLSARLVGADPATDIALLQVSAPVNLSAVTLGTSEDIRPGQWVVAIGSPFGLEHSVTVGVLSATGRSLGMGPFDNFLQTDASINPGNSGGPLFNLDGEVIGVNTAIIRNGQGIGFAVPIDVVTEILDQLRDPGYVSRGFIGAGIQELSDALATTFDVDADAGALVRSVESNSPASRAGLEPGDIITAVGNEKVSDPSGLLKIVGRVRPGSAIELTYLREGRRAQTRLTVAERPDPTRAQVERARGIEPRPFEGRLGVFLSAVTSRNASRAGGPPGQGVLVERVEAGSPASGILRPGDVILNIAGTDISAPDEVPRVLQEQPAGRPIRILLRRGGQPLFVAVRLKTAS from the coding sequence ATGGCTTCCCTCACTCGTGTCACGGTGGCAATCCTGGCGTCGCTGACCCTCTTCAGCGCAGCTCCCCTCACAGCCCAGGCTCAGCGCCCCGCCCCCGACACCCTCCCGCAGGTCGCGCGACTCTTTGAGCAGAGCCGCAATCAGGTCGTATCCGTCCAGACCGAGATGGCCGCGCCTCCCGGCACCATCAACCCCTTCTTTAATCCCTCCCCCGGCGAGCCCTCCCGCGGGCAGGGCTCCGGGTTTATCGTCGATGAGAGCGGGCTGGTCATCACCAACTGGCACGTCGTCAACGGCGCCCAGACCATCCAGGTGGCCCTGGCCGCAGGCGACGTCCTCTCCGCCCGCCTGGTCGGCGCCGACCCGGCCACCGACATCGCGCTCTTGCAGGTCAGCGCCCCGGTCAACCTCTCTGCGGTCACCCTGGGCACCTCCGAAGACATCCGCCCCGGCCAGTGGGTCGTCGCCATCGGCAGCCCCTTTGGCCTGGAACACTCCGTGACCGTAGGCGTGCTCAGCGCCACGGGCCGCTCCCTGGGCATGGGCCCCTTCGACAACTTTTTGCAGACCGACGCCTCCATCAACCCGGGCAACTCCGGCGGCCCCCTCTTCAACCTCGACGGCGAGGTCATCGGGGTCAATACCGCCATCATTCGCAACGGTCAGGGCATTGGTTTTGCGGTGCCCATCGACGTTGTGACCGAGATCCTCGACCAGCTGCGCGACCCGGGCTACGTCTCCCGCGGCTTCATCGGCGCGGGCATCCAGGAGCTCTCCGACGCGCTCGCCACAACCTTCGACGTCGACGCGGACGCCGGCGCCCTGGTCCGCTCGGTGGAGTCCAACAGCCCCGCCTCTCGCGCCGGGCTTGAACCCGGCGACATCATCACCGCCGTCGGCAACGAGAAGGTCAGCGATCCCTCCGGACTTCTAAAAATCGTCGGCCGCGTGCGCCCCGGCTCCGCCATCGAGTTGACCTACCTTCGCGAAGGACGCCGCGCCCAGACCCGCCTCACCGTTGCCGAGCGCCCCGACCCCACCCGCGCCCAGGTCGAGCGCGCCCGCGGCATCGAGCCTCGCCCCTTCGAGGGCCGCCTGGGGGTGTTCTTGAGCGCTGTCACCTCCCGAAACGCCTCGCGCGCCGGCGGTCCCCCCGGCCAGGGCGTGCTCGTCGAGCGCGTCGAAGCCGGCTCCCCGGCCTCCGGCATCCTGCGCCCCGGAGATGTGATCCTCAACATCGCCGGCACCGACATCAGCGCCCCCGATGAGGTCCCCCGCGTGCTCCAGGAGCAGCCCGCCGGCCGCCCCATCCGCATCCTTCTGCGCCGCGGCGGACAGCCCCTCTTCGTCGCTGTGCGACTCAAAACGGCCTCCTGA
- a CDS encoding DEAD/DEAH box helicase — protein sequence MEYRGLKLDGFQRQAIEAIESGHSVLVAAPTGTGKTLIADYLIEHVLEDGGEVIYTAPVKALSNQKYRQYCALFGREKVGLVTGDLVINRDAPVRIMTTEILRNMLLEGHRVEEGAAPAGKASQGDDGAETSLDVELFSPSDVALPDLKKLKAVIIDEIHFLDDPERGTVWEELLIYLPSEVRILGLSATLSNLEEFAHWLTQIRQAEVKVVLETERTVPLQIRLANTESGPCEVGAFEKAFARWKKEQKKAGDKGDEGGGRRRSRGGRRGKSRGGRRGGRGRRDDFAGTKPTTHLDMMEMLGRGDFPVLYFIYSRKMVEIFAAKLAHSRVGRQLGDGHNTRQIDERLERFEADHPEVLTRKLRGMYRQGIAFHHAGLHVALKALVEELYEARLLKVLYSTSTFALGINMPARTVMFDSLTRYNGTEFVPLTIREFMQMAGRAGRRGIDPVGNVLIRQDFGGYGEVRGLLKRLLSGESEPVRSAFNLSFHSVVNLVDRFDEESIRFMLEQSFKAYQDGRSATALRTKIEDLEGEEGEESFTRRKRRDLAGLRRELVTVERPRLWEAFARKVAFLKTHGYLGADNELYTPAKILRHIKIEELFVTELILNGVLESLSPAQLFGVMCGLVQTLPRSAKVHAPDDDRWWEIFEAINAVYESDVVADGDELVGQESVFTPELMPLGERWARGESLSALLMDIRNPTDMSGDLVGAFRRAKDLVSQVRQVHREDEDRWRELSELLRAVTRDEVEVLD from the coding sequence ATGGAGTACCGCGGGCTGAAGCTCGATGGGTTTCAACGCCAGGCCATTGAGGCCATTGAGAGCGGGCACAGCGTGCTTGTGGCCGCGCCGACCGGCACCGGCAAGACGCTGATCGCCGACTACCTCATTGAGCATGTGCTCGAGGATGGTGGCGAGGTCATCTACACCGCGCCGGTCAAAGCGCTCTCCAATCAGAAGTACCGGCAGTACTGCGCGCTTTTCGGGCGAGAGAAGGTGGGGCTTGTGACCGGCGACCTGGTGATCAACCGGGATGCGCCGGTGCGCATTATGACCACCGAGATTTTGCGCAACATGCTCCTGGAGGGGCATCGGGTGGAGGAGGGCGCAGCGCCGGCCGGCAAGGCCTCACAAGGTGATGACGGGGCCGAGACGTCGCTTGATGTCGAGCTCTTCTCGCCATCGGATGTGGCGCTTCCCGATCTGAAAAAGCTCAAGGCGGTGATCATCGATGAGATTCATTTTCTCGATGATCCGGAGCGGGGAACGGTCTGGGAAGAGCTCTTGATTTACCTTCCCTCCGAGGTTCGCATTCTGGGGTTGTCGGCGACGCTCTCCAACCTGGAGGAGTTTGCGCACTGGCTCACTCAGATTCGCCAGGCCGAGGTCAAGGTGGTGCTGGAGACCGAACGCACCGTGCCTTTGCAGATTCGGCTGGCCAACACCGAGAGCGGCCCCTGCGAGGTGGGGGCGTTTGAGAAGGCCTTTGCGCGCTGGAAAAAGGAGCAGAAGAAGGCCGGCGACAAGGGCGATGAGGGAGGAGGGCGGCGTCGAAGCCGGGGAGGCCGGCGGGGCAAAAGTCGTGGGGGAAGGCGAGGAGGTCGGGGGCGTCGCGACGACTTCGCGGGCACGAAGCCGACGACGCATCTGGACATGATGGAGATGCTCGGACGGGGCGACTTCCCGGTGCTCTACTTCATTTACAGCCGCAAGATGGTCGAGATTTTTGCGGCGAAGCTGGCCCACTCCAGAGTGGGACGGCAGCTGGGCGACGGGCACAACACCCGCCAGATCGACGAGCGCCTGGAGCGTTTTGAGGCCGACCACCCCGAGGTGCTCACGCGGAAGTTGCGGGGGATGTACCGCCAGGGCATTGCGTTTCACCACGCCGGGTTGCACGTGGCGCTCAAGGCGCTGGTGGAGGAGCTCTATGAGGCGCGCCTCTTGAAGGTGCTCTACAGCACCTCGACCTTTGCGCTGGGCATCAATATGCCGGCGCGCACGGTGATGTTTGATAGCCTGACGCGCTACAACGGCACGGAGTTTGTGCCGCTGACGATCCGCGAGTTCATGCAGATGGCCGGGCGGGCGGGGCGGCGCGGGATTGACCCGGTGGGCAACGTCTTGATTCGCCAGGATTTTGGCGGTTACGGGGAGGTGCGGGGGCTTTTAAAGCGCCTGCTCAGCGGGGAGAGTGAGCCTGTGCGCTCGGCTTTTAATCTCTCGTTTCATTCGGTGGTCAACCTCGTCGATCGTTTCGATGAGGAGAGCATTCGCTTTATGCTCGAGCAGAGTTTTAAGGCCTATCAGGACGGGCGCTCGGCGACGGCGTTGCGCACGAAGATCGAAGATCTGGAGGGGGAGGAGGGCGAGGAGAGCTTTACGCGGCGCAAGCGCCGCGACCTTGCCGGGCTGCGCCGCGAGCTTGTGACGGTGGAGCGTCCGCGGCTCTGGGAGGCCTTTGCGCGCAAGGTGGCGTTTTTGAAGACGCACGGCTACCTGGGGGCGGATAATGAGCTCTACACGCCGGCGAAGATCCTGCGCCATATCAAGATTGAGGAGCTTTTTGTGACCGAGCTCATCCTCAACGGGGTGTTGGAGTCGTTGAGCCCGGCGCAGCTCTTCGGGGTGATGTGCGGGCTGGTGCAGACCCTGCCGCGCTCGGCCAAAGTTCATGCGCCCGATGATGATCGTTGGTGGGAGATTTTTGAGGCGATCAACGCGGTCTATGAGTCGGATGTGGTGGCCGACGGCGATGAGCTGGTGGGGCAGGAGTCGGTCTTTACCCCGGAGCTGATGCCGCTTGGCGAGCGCTGGGCGAGGGGGGAGTCGTTGAGCGCGCTCTTGATGGACATTCGCAACCCCACCGATATGTCGGGAGACCTTGTGGGGGCGTTTCGGCGGGCCAAAGATCTTGTGAGTCAGGTGCGCCAGGTGCATCGCGAGGACGAGGATCGCTGGCGGGAGCTTAGCGAGCTTCTGCGAGCGGTGACGCGCGATGAGGTTGAGGTCCTCGACTAA